A stretch of Metabacillus sp. FJAT-52054 DNA encodes these proteins:
- the rimP gene encoding ribosome maturation factor RimP has product MSKKVTDTVSELAVPILEELDLELVDVEYVKEGKNWFLRVFIDSDKGVDIEECGMVSERLSEKLDAIDPITHNYFLEVSSPGAERPLKKDADFHKAVGKNVNVKTYEPIGGEKVFEGILQSFDGENVTVLITVKTRKKEVVIPYDKVAAARLAVSFNF; this is encoded by the coding sequence ATGAGTAAAAAAGTCACAGATACAGTCAGCGAACTAGCCGTTCCAATCCTTGAAGAACTGGATCTGGAATTAGTTGATGTTGAGTACGTAAAAGAAGGAAAAAACTGGTTCCTTCGCGTATTTATTGATTCAGACAAAGGTGTAGATATTGAAGAATGCGGAATGGTGAGCGAGCGGTTAAGCGAGAAACTGGATGCAATTGACCCGATCACTCATAATTATTTTCTCGAGGTTTCTTCTCCCGGTGCAGAACGTCCTTTGAAAAAGGATGCTGACTTCCATAAAGCCGTTGGAAAAAACGTGAATGTGAAAACGTATGAACCGATAGGCGGGGAAAAAGTGTTCGAAGGCATTCTTCAATCCTTTGACGGAGAAAATGTAACTGTATTAATTACCGTTAAAACACGAAAAAAAGAAGTGGTCATTCCGTATGATAAAGTGGCCGCTGCAAGATTGGCAGTTTCTTTCAATTTTTAA
- a CDS encoding YlxR family protein yields MNPGRKIPLRKCVATGEMKPKKEMVRVVRSSEGDVSVDASGRKNGRGAYITLDKESILLAKKKNILSNQLKTKVEDAIYDELIQLAESKHS; encoded by the coding sequence ATGAACCCAGGAAGAAAAATTCCTTTACGCAAATGTGTAGCTACCGGTGAAATGAAACCGAAAAAGGAAATGGTCCGCGTGGTCCGTTCTTCTGAAGGTGATGTTTCTGTAGATGCTTCCGGCAGAAAGAACGGCAGAGGCGCTTATATTACATTGGATAAGGAATCTATTTTATTGGCCAAAAAAAAGAACATCCTATCCAATCAGCTTAAAACAAAAGTAGAGGATGCCATCTATGATGAGCTGATTCAGCTTGCCGAGAGCAAGCATTCATGA
- a CDS encoding YlxQ family RNA-binding protein yields MNQQKWKSLLGLANRARKVISGEELVIKEVRQNRAKLVLLSKDASDNTRKKVTDKCRSYNTPVVHVESRYELGHAIGKDARVVVAVTEQGFAAKLKDLLD; encoded by the coding sequence ATGAATCAGCAAAAATGGAAATCCCTGCTTGGATTGGCCAATCGGGCAAGAAAAGTCATTTCCGGTGAAGAGCTTGTGATTAAAGAAGTTCGTCAAAACCGGGCAAAATTGGTTCTGCTCTCAAAAGATGCATCCGACAATACCAGAAAAAAAGTGACGGATAAATGCCGCTCCTATAACACTCCGGTCGTACATGTAGAAAGCCGGTATGAGCTTGGACATGCAATCGGCAAGGATGCAAGAGTAGTAGTAGCAGTGACCGAACAGGGCTTTGCTGCGAAACTGAAGGACTTGCTCGATTAA
- the nusA gene encoding transcription termination factor NusA — MSSELLDALTILEREKGISKEIIIEAIEAALISAYKRNFNQAQNVRVDLNRDTGTMRVFARKDVVDQVFDARLEISEGEAQAIHPNYIVGDIVEMEVTPKDFGRIAAQTAKQVVTQRVREAERGVIYSEFIDREEDIMTGIVQRIDSKFIYVSLGKIEALLPVNEQMPNEQYKPHDRIKVFITKVEKTTKGPQIFVSRTHPGLLKRLFEIEVPEIYDGTVEIKSVAREAGDRSKISVHSENPEVDPVGSCVGPKGQRVQAIVNELKGEKIDIVRWSNDPVEFVANALSPSKVVEVKVNEDDKATTVIVPDYQLSLAIGKRGQNARLAAKLTNWKIDIKSETDAEKLGLLSEPQNTEEADYESADDFQDE, encoded by the coding sequence ATGAGCAGTGAACTTTTAGATGCCCTTACCATACTTGAGAGAGAAAAAGGGATTAGCAAAGAAATTATTATTGAAGCAATTGAAGCCGCGTTAATATCTGCTTATAAACGGAATTTTAACCAGGCCCAAAATGTGCGTGTTGATTTAAACCGTGATACTGGGACTATGAGGGTATTTGCCCGTAAAGATGTAGTAGACCAGGTATTTGATGCACGATTGGAGATTTCTGAAGGCGAAGCGCAGGCCATTCATCCAAACTACATAGTAGGCGATATAGTTGAAATGGAAGTTACTCCGAAGGATTTTGGAAGAATTGCCGCACAGACTGCGAAGCAAGTGGTGACACAGCGCGTCAGAGAAGCAGAACGCGGAGTTATTTATTCCGAGTTCATTGACCGTGAAGAAGACATTATGACCGGAATCGTTCAGCGCATTGATTCCAAATTCATTTATGTTAGTCTTGGGAAAATCGAAGCTCTTCTGCCTGTTAACGAGCAGATGCCGAATGAACAATATAAACCTCATGACCGAATTAAGGTTTTCATCACAAAGGTTGAGAAAACAACAAAGGGTCCGCAGATTTTTGTTTCGAGGACACATCCGGGTCTGCTGAAGCGCCTGTTTGAAATCGAAGTACCGGAAATTTACGATGGAACAGTTGAAATTAAATCCGTAGCACGCGAAGCGGGAGACCGCTCCAAAATTTCTGTTCATTCGGAAAATCCGGAAGTGGATCCGGTTGGCTCATGTGTCGGACCTAAAGGGCAGCGTGTTCAGGCAATTGTGAATGAACTTAAAGGCGAGAAAATTGATATTGTCCGCTGGTCCAATGATCCGGTTGAATTTGTCGCCAATGCACTTAGTCCATCTAAAGTAGTTGAAGTAAAGGTGAACGAAGACGATAAAGCAACGACCGTTATCGTACCGGACTACCAGCTTTCCCTCGCAATCGGCAAGCGCGGTCAAAACGCAAGACTTGCTGCAAAGCTGACAAACTGGAAAATAGACATCAAAAGCGAAACCGATGCAGAAAAGCTTGGTTTGCTGAGTGAACCACAAAATACAGAAGAGGCTGACTACGAGTCTGCTGACGATTTTCAAGACGAGTAA